In Perca fluviatilis chromosome 3, GENO_Pfluv_1.0, whole genome shotgun sequence, the following proteins share a genomic window:
- the cdh15 gene encoding cadherin-15 isoform X1: MAVQMLMVCVLGALLCQMWSCAEEEALHPWRNQGKGVVRVKRDWIIPPIRVLENSKQVPEDLVQIKSDKIFTGEVIYKLEGPGVDQEPKNLFEIDDKTGIIRSKRPLDRERHNSFTLKAFALSPSGERLENPSTIEIVVLDQNDNRPAFTHSQFGGIVSEFSVPGTSVMSVSATDADDPMTENAFLSYSIIGQESIPANAVTKTMFGINNETGAIYTRDVGLDREVVKSFRLKLQVADMGGMGLTSEGVAIIHVSDINNHAPQFSPASYSMTAVENREDYEIGRVNVTDRDDRGTGNWEAKYFISNDPEGIFAISADPATNEGILTVVKPLDYEAQHEYVLILTVENVNPLSNKAPNLPMSTATVVVTVVNENEAPHFREDPIQIVVPESVVPGTLLKSNIAFDPDNSDLRYEISRDPERWLDINRVTGDITAKRTFNMRSPNVRNNIYNAVVKVTDADGVSTTATVAITLKETNDFPPQLFPLSGTVCRDAGSRSSGLAVTAVDKDLPPHAAPFTFEMPDDLSINWTVIQVNDTHAVLQPLIELEAGEYAVTVFVSDSGSPVLSAYAQVNVTVCLCDSFGDCKSEAGAVLGSSVGISFIALIIIMASIALLLLLLLLAVAVTSCGRRHHIKKGTGLLVGESEDDIRDNVFNYDEQGGGEEDENAFNIDLLWNPHDAPSTPGSYYPGSGVPRGKQPLRKDAPHNLPSPIYPRRPPADPTDIEDYINDGLEAADKDPNVPPYDTALIYDYEGEGSLAGSLSSIASGSSDGDQDYDYLNNWGPRFQKLANMYDPR; encoded by the exons ATGGCGGTACAGAtgttgatggtgtgtgtgctggGTGCTCTGCTTTGTCAG ATGTGGAGCTGTGCAGAAGAAGAGGCCCTTCACCCATGGAGAAATCAAGGCAAGGGAGTGGTCAGAGTGAAGAGGGACTGGATCATCCCTCCAATCAGAGTGCTGGAGAATAGCAAGCAGGTTCCCGAAGACCTTGTCCAG ATCAAATCGGACAAAATCTTCACAGGTGAAGTGATCTACAAGCTAGAGGGGCCGGGGGTGGACCAGGAGCCCAAGAATCTGTTTGAGATTGATGATAAAACTGGAATAATCAGGAGCAAGCGGCCgctggacagagagagacacaacagCTTCACG CTCAAAGCCTTTGCGCTGTCCCCCAGTGGAGAGAGACTAGAGAATCCGTCCACCATAGAGATAGTGGTGCTGGATCAGAACGACAACAGACCTGCCTTCACCCACAGCCAGTTTGGTGGCATTGTCTCTGAGTTCTCAGTCCCAG GCACCTCAGTGATGTCAGTGTCAGCCACTGATGCAGATGACCCAATGACAGAAAACGCTTTCCTGAGTTACTCCATCATTGGCCAGGAGAGCATTCCTGCCAATGCTGTTACCAAGACTATGTTTGGTATCAACAACGAGACAGGAGCCATCTACACAAGAGATGTAGGCCTGGACCGAGAG GTGGTGAAAAGTTTCCGATTAAAACTGCAGGTTGCTGATATGGGGGGCATGGGACTAACAAGTGAGGGTGTGGCTATCATACATGTATCTGATATCAACAACCACGCCCCACAGTTCAGCCCTGCCTCG TACAGTATGACAGCAGTGGAGAACAGGGAGGACTATGAGATTGGTAGGGTGAATGTGACAGACAGAGATGATCGTGGAACAGGAAACTGGGAGGCCAAGTACTTTATTTCCAACGACCCTGAAGGCATCTTTGCCATCAGTGCGGATCCTGCCACCAACGAGGGCATTCTGACAGTGGTGAAG CCTCTGGATTATGAAGCACAGCATGAGTATGTCCTGATTCTGACGGTGGAAAATGTCAATCCTCTGAGCAACAAGGCTCCCAACCTCCCAATGAGCACCGCTACAGTGGTGGTGACTGTCGTGAACGAGAATGAAGCTCCTCATTTCAGGGAGGACCCCATACAGATTGTGGTCCCTGAGTCTGTGGTTCCTGGGACTTTACTGAAAAGCAACATCGCTTTCGATCCTGATAATTCTGACCTGAG GTATGAGATTAGCAGAGATCCTGAGAGGTGGCTGGACATCAACAGAGTTACAGGAGACATTACTGCCAAGAGAACCTTCAACATGCGCTCTCCAAATGTTAGAAACAATATCTACAATGCTGTAGTCAAGGTTACAG ATGCAGATGGTGTGTCGACCACGGCCACAGTGGCCATCACACTGAAGGAGACCAATGACTTCCCCCCTCAGCTCTTCCCTCTGAGTGGCACCGTCTGTAGGGATGCAGGCAGCAGGAGTTCTGGTCTGGCTGTGACTGCTGTGGATAAAGACCTTCCTCCGCACGCCGCACCCTTCACCTTTGAGATGCCTGACGATCTGTCAATCAACTGGACTGTTATTCAAGTCAATG ATACTCATGCTGTGCTTCAGCCCCTCATAGAGCTGGAGGCAGGAGAGTATGCGgtcacagtgtttgtgtcagacTCTGGCAGCCCAGTTCTGAGCGCTTATGCTCAGGTCAACGTCaccgtgtgtctctgtgactcCTTTGGAGATTGTAAGTCTGAGGCGGGGGCTGTCCTAGGCTCCAGTGTGGGAATCAGCTTCATCgctctcatcatcatcatggccAGTATTGCACTCCTACTGC TGCTGCTCCTCCTGGCTGTGGCCGTGACCTCTTGTGGGAGACGCCACCATATCAAGAAAGGAACCGGTCTGCTTGTCGGGGAATCAGAAGATGACATCCGTGACAATGTTTTTAACTATGATGAGCAAGGCGGGGGTGAGGAGGATGAG AATGCCTTTAACATTGACCTGCTGTGGAATCCCCATGATGCACCTTCGACCCCCGGGTCCTACTATCCTGGGTCTGGTGTTCCCCGAGGCAAGCAGCCCCTCAGGAAGGATGCCCCACATAACCTGCCCTCACCTATCTACCCACGGAGGCCTCCAGCAGATCCCACTGACATCGAGGACTACATCAATGAT GGCCTGGAGGCTGCAGACAAGGATCCTAACGTGCCTCCGTACGACACAGCCCTGATCTATGACTATGAGGGCGAGGGCTCACTGGCAGGCAGCCTCAGCTCCATTGCTTCAGGCAGCTCTGATGGAGACCAAGACTACGACTACCTCAATAACTGGGGACCACGCTTTCAAAAACTGGCCAACATGTATGACCCACGTTAA
- the cdh15 gene encoding cadherin-15 isoform X2, translated as MWSCAEEEALHPWRNQGKGVVRVKRDWIIPPIRVLENSKQVPEDLVQIKSDKIFTGEVIYKLEGPGVDQEPKNLFEIDDKTGIIRSKRPLDRERHNSFTLKAFALSPSGERLENPSTIEIVVLDQNDNRPAFTHSQFGGIVSEFSVPGTSVMSVSATDADDPMTENAFLSYSIIGQESIPANAVTKTMFGINNETGAIYTRDVGLDREVVKSFRLKLQVADMGGMGLTSEGVAIIHVSDINNHAPQFSPASYSMTAVENREDYEIGRVNVTDRDDRGTGNWEAKYFISNDPEGIFAISADPATNEGILTVVKPLDYEAQHEYVLILTVENVNPLSNKAPNLPMSTATVVVTVVNENEAPHFREDPIQIVVPESVVPGTLLKSNIAFDPDNSDLRYEISRDPERWLDINRVTGDITAKRTFNMRSPNVRNNIYNAVVKVTDADGVSTTATVAITLKETNDFPPQLFPLSGTVCRDAGSRSSGLAVTAVDKDLPPHAAPFTFEMPDDLSINWTVIQVNDTHAVLQPLIELEAGEYAVTVFVSDSGSPVLSAYAQVNVTVCLCDSFGDCKSEAGAVLGSSVGISFIALIIIMASIALLLLLLLLAVAVTSCGRRHHIKKGTGLLVGESEDDIRDNVFNYDEQGGGEEDENAFNIDLLWNPHDAPSTPGSYYPGSGVPRGKQPLRKDAPHNLPSPIYPRRPPADPTDIEDYINDGLEAADKDPNVPPYDTALIYDYEGEGSLAGSLSSIASGSSDGDQDYDYLNNWGPRFQKLANMYDPR; from the exons ATGTGGAGCTGTGCAGAAGAAGAGGCCCTTCACCCATGGAGAAATCAAGGCAAGGGAGTGGTCAGAGTGAAGAGGGACTGGATCATCCCTCCAATCAGAGTGCTGGAGAATAGCAAGCAGGTTCCCGAAGACCTTGTCCAG ATCAAATCGGACAAAATCTTCACAGGTGAAGTGATCTACAAGCTAGAGGGGCCGGGGGTGGACCAGGAGCCCAAGAATCTGTTTGAGATTGATGATAAAACTGGAATAATCAGGAGCAAGCGGCCgctggacagagagagacacaacagCTTCACG CTCAAAGCCTTTGCGCTGTCCCCCAGTGGAGAGAGACTAGAGAATCCGTCCACCATAGAGATAGTGGTGCTGGATCAGAACGACAACAGACCTGCCTTCACCCACAGCCAGTTTGGTGGCATTGTCTCTGAGTTCTCAGTCCCAG GCACCTCAGTGATGTCAGTGTCAGCCACTGATGCAGATGACCCAATGACAGAAAACGCTTTCCTGAGTTACTCCATCATTGGCCAGGAGAGCATTCCTGCCAATGCTGTTACCAAGACTATGTTTGGTATCAACAACGAGACAGGAGCCATCTACACAAGAGATGTAGGCCTGGACCGAGAG GTGGTGAAAAGTTTCCGATTAAAACTGCAGGTTGCTGATATGGGGGGCATGGGACTAACAAGTGAGGGTGTGGCTATCATACATGTATCTGATATCAACAACCACGCCCCACAGTTCAGCCCTGCCTCG TACAGTATGACAGCAGTGGAGAACAGGGAGGACTATGAGATTGGTAGGGTGAATGTGACAGACAGAGATGATCGTGGAACAGGAAACTGGGAGGCCAAGTACTTTATTTCCAACGACCCTGAAGGCATCTTTGCCATCAGTGCGGATCCTGCCACCAACGAGGGCATTCTGACAGTGGTGAAG CCTCTGGATTATGAAGCACAGCATGAGTATGTCCTGATTCTGACGGTGGAAAATGTCAATCCTCTGAGCAACAAGGCTCCCAACCTCCCAATGAGCACCGCTACAGTGGTGGTGACTGTCGTGAACGAGAATGAAGCTCCTCATTTCAGGGAGGACCCCATACAGATTGTGGTCCCTGAGTCTGTGGTTCCTGGGACTTTACTGAAAAGCAACATCGCTTTCGATCCTGATAATTCTGACCTGAG GTATGAGATTAGCAGAGATCCTGAGAGGTGGCTGGACATCAACAGAGTTACAGGAGACATTACTGCCAAGAGAACCTTCAACATGCGCTCTCCAAATGTTAGAAACAATATCTACAATGCTGTAGTCAAGGTTACAG ATGCAGATGGTGTGTCGACCACGGCCACAGTGGCCATCACACTGAAGGAGACCAATGACTTCCCCCCTCAGCTCTTCCCTCTGAGTGGCACCGTCTGTAGGGATGCAGGCAGCAGGAGTTCTGGTCTGGCTGTGACTGCTGTGGATAAAGACCTTCCTCCGCACGCCGCACCCTTCACCTTTGAGATGCCTGACGATCTGTCAATCAACTGGACTGTTATTCAAGTCAATG ATACTCATGCTGTGCTTCAGCCCCTCATAGAGCTGGAGGCAGGAGAGTATGCGgtcacagtgtttgtgtcagacTCTGGCAGCCCAGTTCTGAGCGCTTATGCTCAGGTCAACGTCaccgtgtgtctctgtgactcCTTTGGAGATTGTAAGTCTGAGGCGGGGGCTGTCCTAGGCTCCAGTGTGGGAATCAGCTTCATCgctctcatcatcatcatggccAGTATTGCACTCCTACTGC TGCTGCTCCTCCTGGCTGTGGCCGTGACCTCTTGTGGGAGACGCCACCATATCAAGAAAGGAACCGGTCTGCTTGTCGGGGAATCAGAAGATGACATCCGTGACAATGTTTTTAACTATGATGAGCAAGGCGGGGGTGAGGAGGATGAG AATGCCTTTAACATTGACCTGCTGTGGAATCCCCATGATGCACCTTCGACCCCCGGGTCCTACTATCCTGGGTCTGGTGTTCCCCGAGGCAAGCAGCCCCTCAGGAAGGATGCCCCACATAACCTGCCCTCACCTATCTACCCACGGAGGCCTCCAGCAGATCCCACTGACATCGAGGACTACATCAATGAT GGCCTGGAGGCTGCAGACAAGGATCCTAACGTGCCTCCGTACGACACAGCCCTGATCTATGACTATGAGGGCGAGGGCTCACTGGCAGGCAGCCTCAGCTCCATTGCTTCAGGCAGCTCTGATGGAGACCAAGACTACGACTACCTCAATAACTGGGGACCACGCTTTCAAAAACTGGCCAACATGTATGACCCACGTTAA
- the spg7 gene encoding paraplegin, which yields MSTALLLLQQHRTGLCRKYSTGLLWTLSRRNSHILTNQPRSSDSVKNVLFRCANVRKMLLSKSERTLTSEPQKLIHSLLHRPLGPGMVGISKELIRNNLLRNPVGLVNLLGSLNFFSTSQSKQEKNKSDGPKGKTPEEDEEEKKRREQEDQMYRERLRTLFIIALIMSLLNSINTSGGNISWNDFVNEMLAKGEVSRVQVVPESDIVEIYLHPGAVIFGRPRLALMYRMQVANIDKFEEKLRAAEEELNIDAKDRIQVSYKRTGFFGNAVYALGMAAIGVAILWYIFRLAGMGGREGGFSAFNQLKMAKFTIVDSKSGKGVSFKDVAGMHEAKMEVKEFVDYLKNPERYLQLGAKVPKGALLLGPPGCGKTLLAKAVATEAQVPFLAIAGSEFVEVIGGLGAARVRSLFKEARGRAPCIVYIDEIDAVGKKRSTNMSGLSNTEEEQTLNQLLVEMDGMGTTDHVIVLASTNRADILDNALMRPGRLDRHIFIDLPTLQERKEIYEQHLKILKLTQPADFYSLRLAELTPGFSGADIANICNEAALHAAREGYKSIDTFNFEYAVERVIAGSVKKSKILCKEEQRVVAFHESGHALVGWLLEHTEAVLKVSIAPRTNAALGFAQMLPREQFLFTKEQLFERMCMALGGRAAEAITFNKVTTGAQDDLRKVTRVAYSMVKQYGMCDSVGQVSFPDKEPQGAIGRRPFSQGLQQQMDHEAKMLIARAYRHTEKLLQDNRDKLTLLANALLEREVVNYSDIEALLGPPPHGPKKMIVPQSWLEAERDKQDTGEDEPQPPPRKHRDEDVNQQLV from the exons ATGTCGAcggcgttgttgttgttgcagcagcATCGTACTGGTCTTTGtagaaaatacagtacaggttTATTGTGGACACTGTCAAGGCGAAACTCCCATATATTAACAAACCAACCAAGATCCAGCGATAGTGTTAAAAATGTGCTGTTCAGATGCGCTAATGTCAGAAAGATGCTTCTTTCAAAATCAGAGCGGACACTTACAAGTGAGCCACAGAAACTCATTCAT AGTCTCCTCCATAGACCATTGGGTCCTGGCATGGTGGGAATTAGCAAAGAGTTAATCAGAAACAACCTGCTGAGGAACCCTGTTGGTTTGGTAAATCTATTAG GCTCACTAAACTTCTTCAGTACATCTCAATCTAaacaagagaaaaataaaagtgatGGACCAAAGGGAAAAACTCCAGAGGAAGATGAAG AGGAGAAGAAACGTCGCGAGCAGGAGGACCAGATGTACCGGGAGCGTCTGCGGACCCTCTTCATCATAGCGCTCATCATGAGCCTGCTGAACTCCATTAATACCAGTGGTGGTAACATCTCTTGGAATGACTTTGTCAATGAGATGTTGGCCAAGGGAGAGGTGTCACGTGTGCAGGTTGTCCCTGAGAGCGACATTGTGGAAATCTACCTTCATCCTGGAGCAGTTATTTTTGGAAGGCCT AGGCTGGCGCTTATGTACAGAATGCAGGTTGCCAACATTGACAAATTTGAGGAGAAGCTGAGAGCTGCTGAAGAAGAGCTCAATATTGACGCCAAGGACAGGATACAGGTGTCGTACAAACGCACTGGATTCTTTGGGAA TGCAGTCTATGCTCTGGGGATGGCTGCTATTGGCGTGGCTATTCTCTGGTATATCTTCCGACTAGCAGGCATGGGGGGCAGAGAAGGCGGCTTCAGTGCTTTT AATCAGCTGAAGATGGCCAAGTTCACCATTGTGGACAGCAAGTCGGGTAAAGGTGTAAGTTTCAAAGATGTGGCAGGCATGCACGAAGCTAAGATGGAAGTAAAGGAATTTGTCGACTACCTCAAG AATCCAGAACGATACCTCCAGCTGGGAGCCAAAGTTCCAAAGGGTGCGTTGCTGCTTGGGCCTCCAGGCTGTGGGAAGACCCTGCTGGCTAAGGCTGTAGCCACTGAGGCCCAGGTGCCCTTTCTGGCTATTGCTGGCTCTGAGTTTGTGGAGGTCATTGGAG GCCTGGGTGCTGCCCGGGTAAGGAGTCTGTTCAAGGAGGCTCGAGGCCGAGCGCCCTGCATCGTCTACATCGATGAGATTGATGCCGTGGGAAAGAAGCGCTCCACCAACATGTCAGGTTTGTCGAACACTGAAGAGGAGCAGACCCTCAACCAGCTGCTGGTAGAAATGGATG GAATGGGAACGACCGACCACGTCATTGTCCTTGCTTCCACCAACAGAGCAGATATCTTGGACAATGCTCTCATGAGACCAGGCAGACTTGACAGGCACATCTTTATAGATCTGCCCACACTGCAG GAGAGGAAGGAGATCTATGAGCAACATCTGAAGATCTTAAAGCTGACCCAACCAGCTGATTTCTACTCCCTGCGCCTGGCTGAGCTCACCCCAGGCTTCAGTG GTGCAGACATTGCCAACATTTGTAACGAAGCGGCCCTGCATGCTGCCAGAGAAGGGTACAAGTCCATCGATACCTTCAACTTTGAGTATGCAGTGGAGAGAGTAATAGCAG GGAGTGTAAAGAAGAGCAAGATCCTGTGTAAAGAGGAGCAGAGGGTGGTCGCCTTCCATGAGTCTGGACATGCCTTAGTGGGATGGCTTCTTGAGCACACAGAGGCAGTGCTGAAG GTGTCCATTGCCCCGCGAACTAATGCAGCCCTGGGATTTGCCCAGATGTTACCTCGTGAACAGTTTCTGTTCACCAAGGAGCAGCTGTTTGAGCGGATGTGTATGGCTCTGGGAGGAAGAGCTGCTGAGGCGATCACCTTTAACAAGGTTACAACAG GAGCTCAGGATGACTTGCGTAAGGTGACACGTGTGGCCTACTCCATGGTGAAGCAGTACGGCATGTGTGACAGTGTCGGCCAGGTCTCGTTTCCAGACAAAGAGCCGCAAGGTGCCATTGGACGCCGTCCTTTCAGCCAGggcctgcagcagcagatggACCAC GAGGCGAAGATGTTGATAGCGCGTGCTTACAGGCACACAGAGAAGCTGCTACAGGACAACAGAGACAAGCTGACACTG TTGGCCAATGCGCTGTTAGAACGAGAGGTGGTGAACTACAGTGACATTGAAGCCTTGCTCGGTCCACCCCCCCATGGGCCCAAGAAGATGATCGTCCCGCAGAGCTGGTTGGAGGCCGAGAGGGACAAACAAGACACAGGAGAAGACGAGCCTCAACCACCTCCCCGTAAACACAGAGACGAGGACGTGAATCAACAGCTGGTCTGA